A part of Pirellulaceae bacterium genomic DNA contains:
- a CDS encoding tandem-95 repeat protein has protein sequence MKSRKSGLISFIRRITGRTAGRTAQAGSRRSQLRQGLLESLEKRELLAVDVPQILQTGWFTNSQSQQAVISYLQTNGSSGSNSRATFPEGAYDAGVTTVVEAEPNNGFSTAQLLNFGNGSTIIVTGSVSSNIDQDYYRAQLNAGDILDLRLSGLRNGVNGPGVLSLFDASRKELISSQWRPLAQVSSMPDDSPLTGSLSSGATGGEVAFHYVIPSSGLYYLRTSDASVTQTGTLNNYTLNMRRFRPPMESQPAGTKQILYLDFEGGFVSRSLFGFGIGSARMSPMRTFMQQYGLQPSDEAAFIDQIVSRVTAKFQALGALTTNPNFAIEIRNSKDHFDPWGESNVSRVVIAGTFQQLVGDPEAPSGLLGIAQSIDPGNYDTQETALVMHDTLIASMNSVPISSAVPRMNVIAEAMAVVIAHEAGHYFGAWHQDPSNTTLSIMDAFFDPVISTGAGRDGIWGTADDVPIQFAADGFGGAQPFFDGGVNDVVNWLGWGLIGGQQGARVSGVVFQDRNLNRTLDAIDTRLSNIVVYADLNGNGVLDNSEPSARTAADGSYSLLVPSGSRTIRVVVPTGFRLVAPQTNAQVVTVGATGTITGRNFGLELVETTVTGRKWNDLNGNGLRDSDEPNIGGTWVYIDLDGDGRLDIGEPSVRTKDDGTYVLPHPGVGTFQIREVIESGWIQSFPGSASNFAHTVTLTGNPVTDAARLTGLDFGNRILVDYGDAPASYGVASHGFTDGLRLGTEWDADPAPQFSAAADADDLSGTIGPDASVIDDEDGVELIRPLVRGRNDNRLRITATNTTGREAYLSVWADFNGNGVFDSNEKFVSDQVLGSGSHIVTFSIPATAQLGNVITRLRYSHERGLGPTGASSSGEVEDHRLTIVDSFSLAIDDTASVRAGSVLNVIDVLANDFRAPGETLRVIRTSGPTAAGGTPEVAPNGTGVLYRPAAGFIGIDTFTYTMQNSLGEQGTATVTVNVNLFFENPLAVDDSFDVPVNSVDFPLNVLANDIEGQNGALTILSITQPNRGGAVSIATGGKSLRYTPARNFGGTESFTYTVIDLSGARSTAKVTLHTIPGDRLDDQVQVRLIATDMFGTPISVIEQGRDFKIAVEVDDLRFDAANPGVASGVFAAYMDLLYSMQLVSLKANNTPGSRFNFEVSFLNNYDAATTGDASIPGIVNEFGATSSRTNLQNPDPIRLAEITFTARSAGIANFMPDPADLAELSDTLLFNVPGSAVPIDRIRYLGTQLQIFADGVQFPQAVDDSLTTVIPVNAIQFPIDVLANDRPGLTGSITIVEVTQGTRGSVAFASRSGTPGQIVQYTPNFGISGFDQFTYTIQDGRGFRSTATVSVRVGPQPAANTTADFDIVVTDLSGQPIDTVALGSRFQVRAYIQDVRGAGSDRGLFTAYMDMLYNASLVSPVLSSTNDPNLGFLVSFAEPYTDVREGDIRVPGIVNEIGAQVSNLGAPVGSGRFLLYTITMTANALGTATFIADPADIAPFHDTLTYLPPEVVTPDRIRYGFDQVQIVASGSSGAGGEYHNAGRPLDVNNDGRISSIDALLIINHLNGTGVLRSGEGEATTRIFPDTNADGRISAFDALLVINYLNSNRRAMSGSGEGEGGANAILEAHVVQSMVAAPSDSSRLAAPPLGNGSNRLDAVGTRSATDPVEPISSAQPLVTPAPAGKSQPQVEHYSQFANQVDRWFASADEDDEDIEWFFDEMANSVRLNTAH, from the coding sequence GTGAAGTCTCGGAAATCAGGATTAATTAGCTTCATCCGCAGGATCACTGGCAGGACCGCTGGCCGGACTGCGCAGGCAGGAAGTAGGCGTTCGCAGCTGCGTCAGGGATTACTGGAGTCGCTGGAAAAGCGAGAACTCTTGGCTGTTGATGTTCCGCAGATACTACAGACAGGTTGGTTTACGAACAGTCAGTCGCAGCAGGCGGTGATTTCCTATCTCCAGACAAACGGTTCGAGCGGCTCCAACTCACGGGCGACCTTTCCCGAGGGGGCCTACGATGCCGGCGTAACGACTGTCGTCGAGGCGGAGCCGAACAATGGATTCAGTACGGCACAGCTTCTGAATTTTGGTAATGGCTCGACCATCATTGTGACCGGTTCAGTGTCGAGCAACATTGATCAAGATTATTATCGCGCCCAACTCAATGCTGGGGATATCCTGGACCTTCGGCTGAGCGGCCTGAGAAATGGAGTTAATGGCCCCGGGGTGTTGTCGCTCTTTGACGCTAGTCGGAAAGAGCTGATTTCCAGTCAGTGGCGTCCCCTCGCGCAGGTGTCGAGCATGCCGGATGATTCGCCATTAACTGGCAGCTTAAGTTCCGGAGCAACCGGTGGCGAGGTAGCCTTTCACTACGTGATTCCAAGTAGCGGCCTGTATTATCTGCGGACCAGCGATGCCAGTGTGACTCAAACAGGCACTCTGAACAACTATACCCTTAATATGCGACGATTCCGGCCGCCCATGGAATCGCAACCGGCAGGCACGAAACAGATTCTCTATCTAGACTTTGAAGGCGGTTTTGTCAGTCGCTCACTCTTTGGGTTTGGCATCGGAAGTGCGCGGATGTCGCCAATGCGAACTTTTATGCAGCAGTATGGGCTGCAGCCGAGCGATGAAGCGGCCTTTATCGACCAAATCGTCAGTCGAGTAACCGCCAAGTTCCAGGCTTTGGGAGCCCTCACGACCAATCCAAACTTCGCGATTGAGATTCGCAACAGCAAGGATCACTTTGATCCTTGGGGCGAATCGAATGTTAGTCGCGTGGTCATCGCGGGAACCTTCCAGCAGCTCGTAGGAGACCCCGAAGCTCCCAGCGGATTGCTGGGTATTGCACAGTCAATCGACCCCGGCAACTATGACACACAAGAGACTGCGCTGGTCATGCATGATACACTCATCGCATCTATGAATTCAGTCCCAATTAGTTCAGCCGTTCCTCGCATGAACGTCATTGCCGAAGCCATGGCAGTGGTCATTGCGCATGAGGCCGGTCACTATTTTGGTGCCTGGCATCAGGATCCTTCTAATACGACTCTGTCCATAATGGATGCTTTCTTTGACCCTGTGATCAGCACCGGTGCGGGCCGCGACGGGATTTGGGGCACGGCCGACGATGTGCCAATCCAGTTTGCGGCGGATGGATTTGGCGGTGCGCAGCCGTTTTTTGACGGAGGAGTCAACGATGTCGTCAACTGGCTGGGCTGGGGCCTGATTGGAGGACAACAGGGTGCGCGAGTCAGTGGTGTGGTTTTTCAGGATCGCAATCTTAATCGGACGCTCGATGCCATAGACACACGGCTTTCGAATATCGTGGTCTACGCGGATCTTAACGGCAACGGCGTATTGGATAATTCCGAGCCTTCTGCCCGTACTGCAGCAGATGGCTCCTACAGTCTGTTGGTGCCCTCGGGATCTCGCACGATTCGAGTCGTTGTACCTACCGGCTTCCGCCTAGTCGCCCCTCAAACAAATGCCCAGGTTGTAACCGTTGGAGCTACCGGGACAATCACTGGTCGCAATTTTGGTCTCGAGCTAGTGGAGACCACCGTCACCGGCCGCAAGTGGAACGACCTGAACGGTAACGGGCTGCGAGATTCCGATGAACCGAACATTGGTGGCACTTGGGTTTATATCGACTTGGATGGCGATGGGCGTCTGGATATCGGCGAGCCGTCTGTCCGAACCAAGGACGACGGTACTTACGTCTTGCCACATCCAGGCGTGGGAACGTTTCAGATACGAGAGGTAATTGAATCTGGCTGGATTCAGTCGTTCCCCGGCTCCGCAAGCAATTTTGCGCACACGGTGACGTTGACTGGAAATCCAGTCACGGATGCGGCCCGACTGACTGGCCTGGATTTTGGCAATCGCATCTTGGTTGACTACGGCGACGCTCCGGCGAGCTACGGCGTGGCTAGCCATGGCTTTACCGACGGTTTGCGGTTGGGAACCGAGTGGGATGCAGATCCGGCCCCGCAGTTTTCGGCTGCTGCCGACGCTGATGACTTAAGTGGGACGATTGGTCCAGATGCCTCAGTGATCGACGACGAAGATGGCGTCGAATTGATTCGACCGTTGGTCCGTGGGCGAAACGATAATCGACTGCGTATCACGGCCACCAATACGACAGGTCGCGAAGCCTATTTGAGTGTGTGGGCCGATTTCAATGGCAATGGCGTATTCGACAGCAACGAAAAATTCGTGTCAGATCAGGTGCTGGGTTCCGGCAGTCACATCGTCACGTTCAGCATTCCAGCAACCGCCCAGTTAGGCAACGTGATAACTCGCTTACGCTACAGTCATGAGCGCGGTTTGGGGCCAACCGGCGCCAGCAGCAGTGGCGAAGTGGAAGACCATCGTCTAACCATTGTCGACTCCTTCAGCTTAGCCATCGACGATACAGCCTCGGTGCGGGCTGGATCGGTACTGAATGTGATCGACGTTTTGGCAAATGATTTTCGGGCACCCGGCGAAACATTGCGGGTAATCCGAACCAGCGGCCCGACCGCTGCTGGAGGAACGCCAGAGGTGGCACCCAATGGTACCGGCGTCCTCTATCGTCCCGCTGCCGGCTTCATTGGCATCGATACCTTTACCTATACCATGCAAAACTCGCTGGGCGAGCAGGGGACGGCGACGGTGACCGTCAACGTCAATCTGTTCTTCGAAAATCCCTTGGCGGTCGATGACAGTTTTGACGTTCCGGTCAATTCGGTCGACTTCCCTCTGAATGTATTGGCCAACGACATTGAAGGGCAGAATGGTGCATTAACCATTCTGTCGATAACTCAGCCCAATCGTGGCGGGGCAGTCTCAATTGCCACGGGCGGCAAGAGCTTGCGGTACACGCCAGCGCGCAACTTTGGTGGCACAGAGAGCTTCACGTACACAGTGATCGACTTGTCGGGAGCACGCTCCACGGCCAAGGTGACGCTGCACACCATTCCGGGGGATCGCCTGGATGATCAGGTTCAGGTTCGACTCATCGCGACCGACATGTTTGGCACTCCGATTTCGGTGATCGAGCAGGGCAGGGACTTTAAGATTGCGGTCGAGGTCGACGACTTGCGATTCGATGCGGCAAACCCTGGTGTAGCTTCCGGAGTTTTTGCAGCCTATATGGACCTGCTATACAGCATGCAGTTGGTTTCTCTCAAGGCTAACAATACCCCTGGCTCGCGGTTCAATTTTGAAGTCAGTTTCCTGAATAATTATGACGCGGCGACAACCGGTGATGCATCGATTCCTGGAATTGTCAATGAGTTTGGGGCCACAAGCAGTCGAACGAATTTGCAGAACCCGGATCCAATCAGACTGGCGGAAATAACGTTCACCGCGCGCTCCGCCGGTATTGCCAACTTCATGCCAGATCCAGCCGATTTGGCCGAGCTTTCAGATACCCTGCTGTTTAACGTACCTGGTTCGGCGGTCCCGATCGACAGGATTCGTTACCTGGGAACTCAGTTGCAGATTTTCGCTGACGGCGTACAGTTTCCACAGGCCGTGGATGATTCGTTGACGACGGTGATTCCTGTCAATGCGATTCAGTTCCCGATTGACGTCTTAGCTAACGACCGACCGGGCTTGACCGGCAGCATTACGATCGTCGAGGTCACTCAAGGGACGCGTGGATCGGTGGCCTTTGCCAGCCGCAGTGGAACTCCCGGTCAAATAGTTCAGTACACGCCTAACTTCGGAATCTCAGGATTCGACCAGTTCACCTACACCATTCAGGACGGTCGTGGATTTCGTTCTACAGCCACGGTCAGTGTGCGGGTTGGTCCTCAGCCAGCTGCCAATACGACCGCCGATTTTGATATCGTTGTAACGGACCTCAGTGGCCAGCCGATTGACACGGTGGCTCTGGGCAGCCGATTCCAAGTTAGAGCCTACATCCAAGATGTGCGCGGTGCGGGCAGTGATCGTGGGCTGTTCACGGCCTACATGGATATGTTGTACAACGCCAGTCTAGTATCGCCGGTACTCAGCAGCACCAATGATCCCAATCTGGGATTCTTGGTTAGCTTTGCCGAGCCTTACACAGATGTTCGTGAAGGTGATATTCGTGTACCCGGAATCGTTAATGAGATTGGAGCCCAGGTATCAAATCTGGGGGCTCCGGTCGGCAGTGGACGGTTCCTGCTGTACACGATTACCATGACGGCCAATGCATTGGGCACAGCGACCTTTATTGCCGACCCAGCCGACATCGCACCTTTCCACGATACACTGACTTATTTGCCACCCGAGGTCGTAACGCCAGATCGTATACGCTATGGATTTGACCAGGTGCAAATTGTCGCGTCCGGTAGCAGTGGGGCTGGCGGTGAATATCACAATGCGGGACGGCCGTTGGATGTGAACAATGATGGTCGCATTTCGTCGATCGATGCACTGCTGATCATTAACCATCTGAATGGTACTGGAGTTCTTCGCAGCGGCGAAGGCGAAGCGACTACCCGAATATTTCCTGACACCAATGCGGACGGTCGAATCAGCGCCTTCGATGCCTTGTTGGTGATCAACTACTTGAATTCTAACCGCAGAGCGATGTCAGGCTCTGGCGAGGGTGAAGGAGGTGCCAATGCGATCCTTGAGGCGCACGTCGTCCAAAGTATGGTCGCTGCTCCAAGCGATAGCTCACGCCTGGCTGCTCCACCTCTTGGCAACGGCAGCAACCGGCTCGACGCCGTTGGGACTCGAAGCGCCACTGATCCAGTAGAACCAATTTCTAGTGCCCAGCCGCTGGTGACGCCAGCACCAGCCGGCAAGTCACAGCCGCAAGTCGAACACTATTCACAATTTGCGAATCAAGTCGACCGCTGGTTTGCGTCTGCGGATGAGGATGACGAAGATATTGAGTGGTTTTTTGACGAGATGGCAAATTCGGTGCGACTGAACACTGCGCATTGA
- a CDS encoding DUF1573 domain-containing protein, with protein sequence MRKLLISCAIIAQGLGVVCAQSISDVIPQEQRHHDFGAVAKASRAEHRFVLHNPFSTDLVIQSVRASCGCTTPVLETQVIKPGQSGSLMAKFNTDRFNGEKKATLTLSIAQPYSTELQLNVRGYIRTDVVLQPGEAVFGSVPEASRPTLTLDLNYAGRSDWQVLDISCPFAYVKASFTEVSRGGGRVRYTIEISLEPSAPEGYLESQLVVHTNDNRLKTLPIRLAATIEKPLRVAPATIALGRVKPHEPIPQRLTITSKSDFRISDIKSEIAEIRFDSPGKPSRVHMLPLVIAPNPLSDFSEGEVKGKILVHIDTSETPIEVPLSYTLESDKLADAQLAP encoded by the coding sequence ATGCGAAAGCTCTTAATCTCCTGCGCGATAATCGCGCAGGGCCTCGGCGTTGTCTGCGCCCAGTCCATTTCGGATGTCATTCCCCAAGAACAACGGCACCATGACTTTGGGGCGGTCGCCAAAGCATCTCGGGCAGAACATCGTTTTGTGCTGCACAATCCGTTTTCTACCGACTTGGTAATTCAATCGGTCCGCGCCAGTTGTGGATGCACGACTCCCGTGCTCGAGACACAGGTCATCAAACCTGGCCAGTCAGGCAGTCTCATGGCTAAGTTTAACACCGACCGTTTCAATGGCGAAAAGAAGGCTACACTGACCCTGTCCATTGCTCAGCCTTACTCCACCGAGCTGCAATTGAACGTGCGCGGCTATATCCGTACCGATGTGGTATTGCAACCAGGTGAAGCGGTTTTCGGCAGTGTCCCCGAAGCCAGCCGACCAACTTTGACGTTAGATTTGAATTACGCTGGCCGGTCTGATTGGCAAGTCTTGGATATCTCCTGCCCCTTCGCCTACGTCAAAGCTTCCTTTACAGAAGTCAGCCGTGGGGGCGGACGCGTCAGGTATACCATCGAGATCTCATTGGAGCCGTCAGCTCCGGAGGGCTATCTGGAAAGCCAGTTGGTAGTTCACACCAACGATAATCGACTCAAAACACTCCCCATTCGATTAGCAGCCACCATCGAAAAGCCTCTGCGTGTCGCACCCGCAACCATTGCCTTGGGACGTGTGAAACCGCATGAGCCCATACCGCAACGGTTGACCATTACCAGCAAATCTGATTTCCGAATCAGCGACATTAAGAGTGAAATTGCTGAAATACGCTTTGACAGCCCTGGCAAGCCCAGTCGTGTACACATGTTGCCGCTGGTCATCGCCCCCAACCCGTTAAGCGACTTTTCCGAGGGCGAAGTGAAGGGCAAAATCCTGGTCCATATCGACACCAGTGAGACGCCAATTGAAGTTCCGCTGTCGTATACATTAGAGTCCGACAAGCTGGCCGATGCCCAACTTGCACCCTAG
- a CDS encoding segregation/condensation protein A, whose product MSFQVDIDLFSGPLDLLLHIVRREELDLARLPLAAIIDQYLDYLEVLVELEIDDVADFLDVASLLIELKSKQAVPTSELPSEGSDRSPVDELGEDLVERLVQYKQIRDAASVLDDQSRRWQLRYSRLADDLPVPRLQSDQQPIEPIEIWDLVSAFGRILRERQAPKSAEVIYDDTPIYTYMQRIHGLIRQNQQVELTSLFEGGMHKSALVALFLATLELTRHYGVSTRQAEPSMPLYLTAGPNFQPDVQLPLASA is encoded by the coding sequence ATGTCTTTTCAAGTCGACATCGACCTGTTCAGCGGTCCGCTTGACCTGCTGCTTCACATTGTTCGCCGAGAAGAGTTGGATTTAGCCCGACTGCCGCTGGCTGCCATTATCGACCAGTACCTTGACTACCTCGAGGTGTTGGTCGAGTTGGAAATTGACGACGTAGCCGATTTTCTGGACGTCGCCAGCTTGCTGATCGAACTGAAGTCCAAACAGGCAGTGCCGACCTCCGAGTTGCCCTCCGAAGGCAGTGATCGCTCTCCCGTGGATGAATTGGGCGAGGACCTAGTTGAACGATTGGTGCAGTACAAGCAAATTCGAGATGCTGCAAGCGTTCTGGACGACCAGTCCCGTCGTTGGCAACTCCGCTACTCGCGGTTAGCCGATGACCTGCCAGTGCCTCGGCTTCAATCCGATCAACAGCCGATCGAGCCCATCGAAATATGGGACTTGGTTAGTGCCTTCGGCAGAATCCTTCGCGAGCGGCAAGCCCCAAAATCCGCCGAAGTCATCTATGACGATACCCCTATTTACACCTACATGCAGCGCATTCACGGACTAATCAGACAGAACCAGCAAGTCGAATTGACCTCACTGTTCGAAGGCGGAATGCACAAAAGCGCGCTGGTAGCTCTATTCCTGGCAACACTTGAGCTTACCCGGCACTACGGAGTTAGTACTCGACAGGCTGAACCCTCTATGCCGCTATACCTGACCGCCGGGCCCAACTTTCAACCGGATGTTCAGTTGCCTCTAGCATCCGCGTAG
- a CDS encoding 1-acyl-sn-glycerol-3-phosphate acyltransferase, producing the protein MTAAINPKFLPQTVSESGWLNKLTSETVIQLARFFSGYSVRWVDCQPDTCQRIYFANHTSHLDAVVLWSALPPEIRNLTRPVAAQDYWNKTQWRRFLARSFNALQIDRHAIKVHHSPVDLMIQAIGDVYSLIVFPEGGRSDDDSMGEFKSGIYYLAKKRPDIELVPVYMDNLNRILPRGEYLPVPLLSSITIGPPMWLEAGEPKADFLARARQAVRALRDV; encoded by the coding sequence ATGACCGCCGCCATCAACCCAAAATTTCTTCCGCAAACTGTCAGCGAATCAGGTTGGCTCAATAAGCTGACTAGTGAGACTGTCATCCAGTTGGCTAGGTTCTTCAGTGGTTACTCGGTGCGTTGGGTAGACTGCCAGCCAGACACTTGCCAGAGAATCTACTTTGCCAATCATACCAGTCACCTAGATGCCGTGGTTCTGTGGTCTGCGCTGCCGCCAGAGATACGAAATCTGACCCGTCCCGTAGCAGCCCAAGACTACTGGAACAAGACGCAATGGAGACGATTTCTGGCCCGTTCTTTCAACGCGCTCCAAATTGATCGCCACGCGATCAAAGTTCACCATAGTCCTGTGGACCTAATGATTCAAGCCATTGGCGATGTCTACTCGTTGATCGTTTTCCCTGAGGGCGGACGCAGCGATGACGATTCGATGGGCGAGTTCAAGAGCGGCATCTACTATTTGGCAAAAAAACGACCAGACATCGAGCTTGTGCCGGTCTATATGGACAATTTAAACCGCATATTGCCGCGCGGCGAATACCTGCCAGTACCTCTGCTGAGCAGCATTACAATTGGGCCGCCAATGTGGCTCGAGGCTGGCGAGCCCAAGGCTGATTTTCTGGCTCGTGCTCGACAAGCGGTCCGAGCACTTCGAGAC
- a CDS encoding redox-sensing transcriptional repressor Rex, whose translation MKHRQKATASPRKKQLPAVLPDTIPAATASRLGLYLRELQHFLRSGIQTIKSNALGNRLGLSDSQIRRDLALFGEFGTRGVGYDVAGLVQALRRALGTDGQWNTVLLGLGNLGSALVRYRGFPMQGFVLQAIFESDITKVGIPIEGIPVYSVDDLEEVLPKLHVRLAVLAVPAAVAPGLAKRLSNLGIVGILNFSPVSLSHVSGLSTVDVDLSIEMQRLAFAVVNSERHS comes from the coding sequence ATGAAACACCGACAAAAAGCCACGGCAAGCCCCAGGAAGAAACAACTACCAGCCGTCCTGCCCGACACGATCCCAGCCGCAACCGCCAGTCGCCTGGGACTCTACCTGCGCGAGCTGCAGCATTTTCTGCGCAGCGGTATCCAAACCATCAAGAGCAATGCCCTAGGCAATCGCCTGGGATTGAGCGACTCGCAAATTCGTCGAGACTTGGCGCTGTTCGGCGAATTTGGCACACGCGGAGTTGGCTACGACGTAGCGGGTCTGGTCCAGGCGCTCCGGCGCGCTTTAGGTACCGATGGCCAGTGGAATACAGTCTTGCTCGGGTTGGGTAACCTCGGAAGCGCCTTGGTTCGCTATCGGGGATTTCCCATGCAGGGGTTCGTTCTTCAGGCGATCTTCGAGTCTGATATCACCAAAGTCGGAATTCCAATCGAGGGAATCCCCGTCTATTCGGTGGACGACCTCGAAGAGGTGCTTCCGAAACTGCACGTGCGACTGGCGGTTCTTGCCGTCCCCGCCGCCGTTGCTCCCGGCTTGGCCAAGCGACTGTCCAATCTTGGAATTGTCGGAATATTGAACTTTTCGCCGGTCAGCTTGTCACACGTTTCGGGACTGTCTACAGTTGACGTTGATCTGAGCATCGAAATGCAGCGGTTGGCATTTGCCGTTGTGAATTCCGAGAGGCATAGCTAG